The Opitutus sp. ER46 genome contains the following window.
TCGACATAATACGGCAGCGCCTCCACCGGCCGCCCCAATCGCACCAGCGCCAGTCCGACGTAGTAGTAAGCAGTGCCGGTCCGCGATTGGTACCGCAGCGCCAGCCGAAACACCTCGAGCGCCTCGGCCGGCCGGCCCGCATCTAGCAGCGACAACCCCATGTTCCCAAGCGCGGGAATGTGCCGTGGGTTCAGCTCGAGCGCGCGGCGGTGCGCCGCCACCGCCTCGGTTTCCCGGCCCGCCTCCCGCAACGCCGCGCCCAAGCTGGCGTAAGCCACCGCATTATTGGGCCGCTTCGCAACCGTATCGCTCCACAGCGTCACCGCGCTGGCGTACGCCCGATTCCGCGCCGCCGTGAGCACGCCCAGCCCCACGACAAGCGCCGCGACCCCGATCGCAAGCCGCCGCCAGGAAACCCAGGCCGCCAACGGCACGATCAGGCACAGCCCGGCCGCCAGCGGAAGGTACATCCGATGCTCCACGATGTACTGCGTCGTCCCCGGCACGAGGCACGTCGGCGCCAGCACGGCCCACCCCAGTACGGCTGGCACACTCCACGCCCGCCGCCGCCACACGCCCCAGGCCGTGGCACCTAATGCCCCGAACACCAACGCGGCCTGGGCAAAATACAGCGCATCGAACCGCGCCGTGACCGGGCCGTACTCAAAAATCAGCGGATATGGCCAGACGCTGAGCCCGAGGTACCGCGCCAGCGCTGGCACTTGGGTCGCAAGGTAGCCGAACGCCTCGACGCCGACCCCCATCCCCGCCGAACCGCCGCGATTGCCCCCGGTACTTGCCACGAGGTAAGCTAGCACCCCCCATGTGGCCGCCAGCGCCAGGTAGAACCGGCGGCGCGCCCGCCACGCCGCGCCGAAACCGCCGCTCACATAGGTTCGATCGTAGAGCAGCACCAGCAAAGGCGCCGAAACCATGTTTTCCTTCGTCGCCATCCCGAGCAGACACGCCACCCAGGCCAGCACCAACCATCGCCCCGGCTTCGCCGCCTCCACGCTCCGGCTGAACGCATAGAGCACGAGCAGGTACCAGAGCGCCATCAGCGACTCCGCCCGCTGCACGATATAGGTCACCGCTTCCGTGTGGAGCGGATGTACGGCCCACAACGCCGCCGCCGCCAGGGCGATCGACCCCGCGGCGTCCCCCAGCCGCGCGCCAAGCGGCAGCCGGGCAAGCGTTCGTCGCACCAGACCGAAGAACGTCAACGCCGCCGCCAGATGGATCGCGATATTGACCGCATGGTACCCTCGGGCATCCAGCCGCCCCGCCGCAAAGTTGAGCGCGAACGAGAAATTCAGGACCGGCCGCCCGCTGGCCGTCGCGCCGTCTCCCGGCGTCTGC
Protein-coding sequences here:
- a CDS encoding tetratricopeptide repeat protein encodes the protein MDARVGWLGALVLLLVVALAYANSLNGPFVYDDRESVVYNPTIRTLWPPTALLQTPGDGATASGRPVLNFSFALNFAAGRLDARGYHAVNIAIHLAAALTFFGLVRRTLARLPLGARLGDAAGSIALAAAALWAVHPLHTEAVTYIVQRAESLMALWYLLVLYAFSRSVEAAKPGRWLVLAWVACLLGMATKENMVSAPLLVLLYDRTYVSGGFGAAWRARRRFYLALAATWGVLAYLVASTGGNRGGSAGMGVGVEAFGYLATQVPALARYLGLSVWPYPLIFEYGPVTARFDALYFAQAALVFGALGATAWGVWRRRAWSVPAVLGWAVLAPTCLVPGTTQYIVEHRMYLPLAAGLCLIVPLAAWVSWRRLAIGVAALVVGLGVLTAARNRAYASAVTLWSDTVAKRPNNAVAYASLGAALREAGRETEAVAAHRRALELNPRHIPALGNMGLSLLDAGRPAEALEVFRLALRYQSRTGTAYYYVGLALVRLGRPVEALPYYVEALRLSPVMVTAYNDYGEALLQLNRIDEAIRQFETAIKLEEGYGDAWLNLAGARVRQGRLAEAQAAFARGAALRPRDGETQVSWGNLLLLQGHPAEALAAMDAAVAERRTSATVHHGRAMVLTALGRLPEAIAEYEEAIRLQPDYAEAHNNLGNALLTAERLPEAVARYEHVLTLNPEHALAHNNLGLALARLGRVREALPHFEEAVRLAPDLDDARKNRARARAQLGLD